GAGGCGAGGTGCCACGACGTGGCGACGGGCGTGGCGCCGCGCCGCGTCTCCGTCAGCACTTCGGTGCAGGCCAGCAGGCCCAGCTTGATGCCGACCCCGGCGAAGCCGATGCCCTGGCCGCGCGTCTTGGTGGTCGCCGCGATGTCGTGGAAGCGGATCAGCTCGCTCCGCTTCATCCCGGTGCCGTCGTCGGTGACGGTGAGCGTCGCGGCGGCGGGATCG
The sequence above is drawn from the Gemmatimonadales bacterium genome and encodes:
- a CDS encoding ATP-binding protein produces the protein MGETRVDILHLLEDLRDAYPGGLEETILTEIVANSLDSGAAVIAVTADPAAATLTVTDDGTGMKRSELIRFHDIAATTKTRGQGIGFAGVGIKLGLLACTEVLTETRRGATPVATSWHLAS